One Diospyros lotus cultivar Yz01 chromosome 1, ASM1463336v1, whole genome shotgun sequence genomic window carries:
- the LOC127810100 gene encoding amidophosphoribosyltransferase, chloroplastic-like → MAVSTATQFSSSLHKSYSPSKATPSPKSIFPFPITPRKTKSSSVTLVAASSKNPISDVIKQNQHRNPAAIDDDKPREECGVVGIYGDPEAARLCYLALHALQHRGQEGAGIVAVDNNVLQSVTGVGLVSDVFNESKLRQLPGELAIGHVRYSTAGASMLKNVQPFVAGYRFGSVGVAHNGNLVNYKALRAMLEDNGSIFNTSSDTEVVLHLIAISKVRPFFLRIVEACEKLEGAYSMVFLTEDKLVAVRDPFGFRPLVMGRRSNGAVVFASETCALDLIEATYEREVYPGEVLVVDREGVQSLCLMPHPEPKACIFEHIYFALPNSVVFGRSVYESRRAFGEILAMEAPVDCDVVIAVPDSGVVAAIGYAAKAGVPFQQGLIRSHYVGRTFIEPSQKIRDFGVKLKLSTVRAVLEGKRVVVVDDSIVRGTTSSKIVRLIKEAGAKEVHMRIACPPIIGSCYYGVDTPSPEELISNRMSVEEIREFIGSDSLAFLPLDSLHRLLGSDSPNYCYACFSGNYPVEPKGKVNLLGDFVDDGLNGSIESINGGGVQEETRSQKQQGKKDPEQRLDSVSL, encoded by the coding sequence ATGGCCGTTTCCACCGCCACCcaattttcttcctctcttcacAAATCCTATTCTCCCTCCAAGGCCACCCCCTCTCCAAAATCCATCTTTCCCTTCCCCATAACTCCCCGGAAAACAAAATCCTCTAGCGTAACCCTCGTCGCAGCCTCCTCCAAGAACCCAATTTCGGACGTTATCAAACAGAACCAACATAGGAATCCCGCCGCCATTGATGACGATAAGCCTCGGGAAGAGTGCGGCGTTGTCGGCATCTACGGCGACCCGGAAGCCGCCCGGCTCTGCTACCTGGCGCTCCACGCCCTCCAGCACCGCGGCCAGGAGGGAGCGGGCATCGTCGCCGTCGACAACAACGTCCTCCAATCGGTGACCGGCGTCGGCCTCGTCTCCGACGTCTTCAACGAGTCCAAGCTCCGCCAGCTCCCGGGCGAATTGGCCATCGGGCACGTCCGGTACTCCACCGCCGGCGCCTCCATGCTCAAGAACGTCCAGCCCTTCGTTGCGGGCTACCGCTTCGGCTCCGTCGGCGTCGCCCACAACGGTAATCTCGTGAACTACAAAGCTCTTCGTGCCATGCTCGAAGATAATGGTTCCATTTTCAATACCAGTTCCGATACAGAGGTGGTCCTCCATTTAATTGCAATTTCAAAGGTTCGGCCTTTTTTCCTCAGAATCGTCGAGGCTTGTGAAAAGCTTGAAGGGGCCTATTCAATGGTGTTCTTAACGGAGGACAAATTGGTTGCGGTTCGGGACCCGTTTGGCTTTCGGCCTTTGGTGATGGGTAGGCGGAGCAATGGAGCTGTAGTTTTCGCCTCTGAAACTTGTGCTTTGGACCTAATTGAGGCCACATATGAGAGGGAGGTCTATCCCGGAGAAGTATTGGTTGTTGATAGAGAAGGTGTTCAATCCCTGTGTTTAATGCCTCACCCCGAGCCCAAAGCATGTATCTTTGAGCACATATACTTTGCTTTGCCCAATTCAGTGGTTTTCGGGAGGTCAGTGTACGAATCGCGCCGAGCATTCGGCGAAATACTGGCGATGGAGGCTCCCGTGGATTGTGATGTGGTGATAGCGGTGCCTGATTCCGGGGTTGTGGCCGCAATTGGGTATGCTGCCAAAGCAGGGGTGCCCTTTCAGCAGGGGCTAATAAGGTCACACTATGTGGGAAGGACTTTTATCGAGCCTTCTCAGAAGATTAGGGACTTCGGGGTGAAGCTCAAGCTCTCAACCGTCAGGGCGGTTTTGGAAGGTAAAAGGGTTGTGGTTGTGGATGACTCGATCGTGAGAGGAACAACCTCGTCGAAAATTGTTAGGTTGATTAAGGAGGCGGGGGCGAAGGAAGTTCACATGAGGATTGCCTGTCCACCGATAATAGGGTCGTGTTATTATGgagtggacactcctagtccaGAAGAGTTGATTTCGAATAGGATGAGTGTGGAGGAAATTAGGGAGTTTATAGGGTCGGATTCACTTGCGTTTTTGCCACTTGATAGCTTGCACAGGTTGCTGGGCAGCGATTCTCCTAATTACTGTTATGCTTGCTTTTCCGGGAACTATCCAGTCGAGCCAAAGGGTAAAGTGAATCTCCTTGGTGATTTTGTGGATGATGGGTTGAACGGAAGCATAGAATCCATTAACGGGGGTGGGGTTCAAGAAGAGACTAGATCCCAGAAGCAGCAGGGGAAGAAAGATCCAGAGCAGAGACTCGATAGTGTTTCACTATAG
- the LOC127808692 gene encoding bZIP transcription factor 29-like — protein sequence MGDTEDARSDMMQRLQSSFGTSSSTVPKQPISINQLDIPQFNTSQIRGPMRQFSPNFNLDASKRAGIPPSHPQIPPISPYSQIPTSRAANQPVGSQNFSPGPTHSRSLSQPSFFSLDSLPPFSPSPYRDPPSSSGTLSTDVSMEDKDAGSHSLLPPSPFGRGSSSRAGESLPPRKAHRRSISDIPFGFSAMMQSSPPTLLPVKNPGPLERSMSSRDNSSAKPIQLVKRETSWERGSESNAEGMGERKSEGEVVDDLFSAYMNLDNIDTLNSSGTDDKLSNDNREDLDSRASGTKTNGADSSDNEATSSMNDNGNGLQKQSISSAAEKREGIKRNAGGDIAPTTRHYRSISMDSFIGKMNFGDESPKLPPSPGIRPGQLSPSNSMDGNSNTFNLEFGNGEFSGAELKKIMANEKLAEIALVDPKRAKRILANRQSAARSKERKLRYIAELEHKVQTLQTEATTLSAQLTLLQRDSAGLTSQNNELKFRLQAMEQQAQLRDALNEALTAEVQRLKLATAELSGDPSKFQQLSINPQMFQLHQQQSQTAQQSQPQSQQQQQPNAGTSTKQD from the exons ATGGGGGACACTGAGGATGCTCGTAGTGATATGATGCAAAGACTACAATCTTCTTTCGGGACTTCATCTTCTACGGTCCCTAAGCAACCTATTTCTATAAATCAACTCGATATACCTCAGTTCAATACTTCACAAATTCGTGGTCCGATGAGACAATTTTCACCCAACTTTAATCTTGATGCCAGCAAGAGGGCTGGGATACCGCCGTCCCATCCTCAAATCCCTCCTATTTCACCTTATTCCCAGATCCCGACAAGCCGGGCTGCAAATCAGCCTGTGGGTTCTCAGAATTTTAGTCCTGGACCAACTCATTCGCGATCTTTATCACAGCCTTCTTTTTTCTCGCTTGATTCACTGCCTCCATTCAGCCCATCACCGTATCGGGACCCACCGTCAAGTTCTGGCACATTATCTACTGATGTGTCAATGGAGGATAAAGATGCGGGCTCGCATTCTTTATTGCCACCTTCCCCTTTTGGGAGGGGAAGTTCTTCTAGGGCAGGGGAAAGTCTTCCTCCTCGCAAGGCACATAGGCGATCTATTAGTGATATCCCATTTGGATTTTCAGCCATGATGCAATCATCACCACCTACTCTCCTCCCGGTCAAGAATCCAGGTCCTTTAGAGCGTTCCATGTCATCCAGGGATAATTCAAGTGCTAAGCCAATCCAACTGGTTAAGCGGGAGACAAGTTGGGAGAGAGGTTCTGAGAGCAATGCGGAAGGAATGGGTGAGAGGAAATCAGAAGGAGAAGTTGTGGATGATCTGTTTTCTGCTTATATGAATTTGGACAACATTGATACATTGAACTCTTCTGGGACTGATGACAAGCTGTCTAATGACAATCGTGAGGATTTGGATAGTAGAGCCAGTGGCACAAAGACAAATGGGGCTGATAGCAGTGATAATGAAGCAACAAGTAGCATGAATGATAATGGCAATGGTTTGCAAAAACAAAGTATTAGTTCTGCTGCTGAGAAGAGGGAGGGGATCAAAAGGAATGCAGGTGGAGATATTGCTCCAACCACCCGACACTATAGAAGTATTTCCATGGATAGTTTCATCGGAAAGATGAACTTTGGTGACGAGTCTCCAAAACTGCCACCATCCCCCGGAATACGCCCAGGACAATTGTCACCCAGCAATTCAATGGATGGGAATTCAAATACCTTTAACTTGGAATTTGGAAATGGTGAGTTCAGTGGGGCTGAACTCAAGAAAATTATGGCCAATGAGAAACTTGCTGAGATTGCATTAGTTGACCCAAAGCGAGCGAAAAG GATTCTGGCAAATCGGCAATCTGCTGCCCGTTCCAAAGAACGCAAATTGAGGTATATTGCTGAACTGGAGCACAAGGTTCAAACTTTACAGACTGAAGCAACCACATTGTCTGCCCAGCTTACACTATTGCAG AGAGATTCTGCTGGACTCACAAGCCAGAACAATGAATTGAAGTTTCGGCTACAAGCCATGGAACAGCAGGCACAGCTTCGAGATG CTCTTAATGAAGCTTTAACTGCCGAGGTTCAGAGGTTGAAGCTTGCAACTGCAGAGCTGAGTGGGGATCCCTCGAAGTTCCAGCAACTTTCCATCAACCCTCAGATGTTCCAGCTGCACCAGCAGCAGTCGCAGACTGCACAGCAGTCACAGCCTCAATcacaacagcagcagcagccaaaTGCCGGCACCAGCACAAAGCAAGACTGA
- the LOC127795929 gene encoding proline-rich protein 4-like, with amino-acid sequence MRIQNFLRAVVLGFWVLVLSSLLSFCCGHDKAVVVEVIGSAECRDCPEATSWSISGLGVTIDCKLPDGELETRGVGQLDDEGKFKVSIPADMLEDMGKLEENCFAQLHRASAAPCPSGYGLASSKLIFHYKSSEKQTFSTAGKLKFSPAPCTSALTWPHPWKMPFPKVYLPWPPFGIIGHPFPFLHHHHHLFPPPPVESPLPPPAPTYEKPLPPPESKPPEVSPPIPEQPLPPPPEEKPLPPPAPIYEKPLPPPESKPPEVTPPVPEKPLPPPPEEKPLPPPAPIYEKPLPPPESKPPEVAPPLPKQPLPPPPEEKPLPPPAPICEKPHPPPESNPPETPPPVPEKPPVEKPLPPPAPEYEKPPKAAPPLPEKPLPPPAPVYEKPPEAAPPIPEKPLPPPPEAAPPLPEKPLPPPAPVYEKPPEAAPPIPEKPLPPPPEEKPLPPPEEKPLPPPAPIYEKPLPPPESKPPEVAPPLPKQPLPPPSEEKPLPPPAPICEKPHPPPESTPPEAPPPVPEKPPEEKPLPPPAPEYEKPPKAAPPLPEKPLPPPAPVYEKPPEAAPPIPEKPLPPPPEAAPPLPEKPLPPPAPVYEKPPEAAPPIPEKPLPPPPEEKPLPPPTHEKPPELCPPVPEKPLPPPVPIYEKPHPPPGPVYKPKPPMQKSHQKPAVPEEEEQMPPYWKPRHHPFLKIPKKAFPPLPKLPPFPKVPGFHHPWFGALPPLPPKQSSSLGYHPDRA; translated from the exons ATGAGGATTCAGAATTTCCTTCGTGCAGTTGTTTTGGGTTTCTGGGTGCTGGTTTTGAGTTCGCTGCTGAGCTTCTGCTGTGGCCATGACAAGGCTGTAGTAGTAGAGGTCATTGGGTCTGCTGAATGCAGAGACTGCCCAGAAGCCACCAGTTGGTCCATTTCAG GTCTTGGGGTCACCATTGACTGCAAGCTTCCAGACGGAGAGCTCGAAACAAGAGGCGTTGGACAGCTTGACGATGAAGGCAAGTTCAAAGTCTCTATTCCGGCAGACATGTTAGAGGATATGGGAAAGCTGGAGGAGAACTGCTTTGCACAGCTTCACAGGGCATCTGCGGCGCCATGCCCTTCCGGCTATGGCCTTGCCTCGTCCAAGTTAATCTTTCACTACAAATCCAGTGAAAAGCAGACTTTCAGCACCGCTGGAAAACTAAAGTTTTCGCCGGCTCCGTGCACCTCTGCTCTCACTTGGCCTCACCCGTGGAAAATGCCCTTCCCGAAGGTCTACCTCCCGTGGCCGCCATTCGGCATCATTGGCcatccctttccctttcttcaCCACCATCACCATCTCTTCCCTCCCCCGCCAGTGGAATCGCCGCTTCCGCCACCTGCTCCAACATATGAGAAGCCGCTCCCCCCGCCTGAGTCAAAGCCACCGGAGGTCTCTCCACCAATACCTGAGCAGCCCCTCCCACCGCCACCAGAAGAGAAACCATTGCCTCCCCCTGCACCTATATATGAGAAGCCGCTACCACCTCCTGAGTCGAAACCGCCGGAAGTCACTCCCCCAGTACCTGAGAAGCCGCTCCCGCCGCCTCCGGAAGAGAAGCCGCTCCCGCCGCCTGCACCCATATATGAGAAACCTCTTCCACCTCCCGAGTCAAAACCACCGGAGGTTGCTCCACCGCTACCTAAACAACCCCTCCCACCTCCTCCAGAAGAAAAACCATTACCTCCTCCTGCACCCATATGTGAGAAGCCTCATCCACCTCCTGAGTCAAATCCACCGGAGACTCCTCCACCAGTGCCTGAGAAACCACCAGTAGAGAAACCGCTGCCACCACCTGCACCAGAATATGAGAAGCCGCCAAAGGCTGCTCCACCATTACCTGAAAAGCCTCTGCCGCCGCCTGCGCCCGTATATGAGAAGCCACCGGAGGCGGCTCCACCTATCCCTGAGAAGCCCTTACCACCGCCGCCAGAGGCTGCTCCACCATTGCCTGAAAAGCCTCTGCCGCCTCCTGCGCCCGTATATGAGAAGCCACCGGAGGCCGCTCCACCGATCCCTGAAAAGCCCTTACCACCACCGCCAGAAGAGAAACCACTGCCGCCGCCGGAAGAGAAGCCGCTCCCACCGCCTGCGCCCATATATGAGAAACCGCTTCCACCTCCCGAGTCAAAACCACCGGAGGTTGCTCCACCGCTACCTAAACAACCACTCCCACCGCCTTCAGAAGAAAAACCATTACCTCCTCCTGCACCCATATGTGAGAAGCCTCATCCACCTCCTGAGTCAACGCCGCCGGAGGCTCCTCCACCAGTGCCTGAGAAACCACCAGAAGAGAAACCGCTTCCACCACCTGCACCAGAATATGAGAAGCCGCCAAAGGCTGCTCCACCATTACCTGAAAAGCCTCTGCCGCCGCCGGCTCCCGTATATGAGAAGCCACCGGAGGCGGCTCCACCTATCCCTGAGAAGCCCTTACCACCGCCGCCAGAGGCTGCTCCACCATTGCCTGAAAAGCCTCTGCCGCCGCCTGCGCCCGTATATGAGAAGCCACCGGAGGCCGCTCCACCGATCCCTGAAAAGCCCTTACCACCACCGCCAGAAGAGAAACCATTGCCGCCGCCTACACATGAGAAGCCACCGGAGCTCTGTCCTCCAGTACCTGAGAAACCGCTTCCGCCGCCTGTGCCCATATACGAGAAGCCGCATCCACCTCCTGGTCCAGTTTACAAACCAAAACCACCAATGCAGAAGTCTCACCAAAAACCAGCTGTTCCAGAGGAGGAGGAGCAAATGCCGCCATATTGGAAGCCTCGTCATCATCCATTTCTGAAGATCCCCAAGAAAGCTTTTCCACCACTTCCAAAGCTGCCTCCCTTCCCTAAGGTTCCTGGATTTCACCATCCCTGGTTTGGAGCCTTGCCTCCATTGCCTCCTAAACAGTCATCATCTTTAGGCTACCATCCAGATCGAGCTTAA